From Camelina sativa cultivar DH55 chromosome 20, Cs, whole genome shotgun sequence, the proteins below share one genomic window:
- the LOC104771846 gene encoding GDSL esterase/lipase At5g45960-like isoform X2 has translation MRSHQTHSSSAVSFIFFLFLLFSPFSFSTSKLEPVKRNPKRKQSVSAILIFGDSTVDPGNNNYIDTIFKSDFPPYGLDFKNKIPTGRFCNGRLATDFIASYLGVKENVPAYLDPNLGVNELITGVSFASAGSGYDPLTPTITNVLDIPTQLEYFKEYKRKLESKMGKERMEKHIEEALFVQFIQGLWKEGARKIVVVGLPPIGCLPIVITLFSGEALTNRRCIDRFSAVATNYNYLLQKELGLMQMSLAGSKILYLDVYNSLYEIIHDNHKFGFEEVSSGCCGSGYLETSFLCNPKSYVCPNTSAYVFFDSIHPSEKTYFHVFKSQRRIYDSIIEL, from the exons ATGAGAAGTCATCAAACACATTCTTCTTCAGCTgtttccttcatcttcttcctcttcctatTGTTCAGCCCCTTCTCATTCTCTACGTCAAAACTAGAACCTGTTAAACGTAACCCTAAAAGGAAACAATCAGTTTCAGCTATTCTCATTTTCGGAGATTCGACCGTGGATCCGGGCAATAACAACTACATCGATACGATATTCAAATCTGATTTTCCTCCCTATGGGCTcgattttaaaaacaaaattcccaCGGGTAGATTTTGCAACGGTCGACTCGCCACAGATTTCATTG CTTCATACCTTGGTGTGAAGGAGAATGTGCCAGCATATTTGGACCCAAATCTTGGAGTAAATGAGTTAATAACTGGAGTTAGCTTTGCTTCAGCTGGATCTGGATATGATCCTCTCACTCCAACCATTACT AACGTGTTAGACATTCCGACTCAGCTAGAGTATTTCAAAGAATACAAGAGAAAATTAGAGAGTAAAATGGGAAAAGAAAGAATGGAGAAACACATAGAAGAAGCTCTGTTTGTT CAATTTATCCAG ggtttatggaAAGAAGGAGCAAGAAAGATAGTGGTGGTAGGTTTACCACCAATTGGGTGTTTGCCGATTGTTATAACATTATTCTCCGGCGAAGCATTGACTAACCGTCGTTGCATTGACCGTTTCTCTGCCGTGGCTACAAACTATAATTACCTCTTACAAAAAGAATTGGGTCTTATGCAAATGAGTTTGGCCGGATCCAAGATCCTTTACCTTGACGTTTATAACTCATTATATGAGATCATTCATGATAATCACAAATTCG GGTTTGAGGAAGTAAGCAGTGGATGTTGTGGAAGTGGATACCTAGAGACATCGTTTCTGTGTAATCCAAAGTCATATGTGTGTCCAAATACATCTGCCTATGTCTTTTTTGATTCTATCCATCCAAGTGAGAAGACTTACTTCCATGTTTTTAAATCTCAACGACGAATCTATGATTCTATTATAGAATTATAG
- the LOC104771846 gene encoding GDSL esterase/lipase At5g45960-like isoform X1 — translation MRSHQTHSSSAVSFIFFLFLLFSPFSFSTSKLEPVKRNPKRKQSVSAILIFGDSTVDPGNNNYIDTIFKSDFPPYGLDFKNKIPTGRFCNGRLATDFIASYLGVKENVPAYLDPNLGVNELITGVSFASAGSGYDPLTPTITNVLDIPTQLEYFKEYKRKLESKMGKERMEKHIEEALFVVSAGTNDFVISYFIVPIRRKTFTNEAYQQFVISNLKQFIQGLWKEGARKIVVVGLPPIGCLPIVITLFSGEALTNRRCIDRFSAVATNYNYLLQKELGLMQMSLAGSKILYLDVYNSLYEIIHDNHKFGFEEVSSGCCGSGYLETSFLCNPKSYVCPNTSAYVFFDSIHPSEKTYFHVFKSQRRIYDSIIEL, via the exons ATGAGAAGTCATCAAACACATTCTTCTTCAGCTgtttccttcatcttcttcctcttcctatTGTTCAGCCCCTTCTCATTCTCTACGTCAAAACTAGAACCTGTTAAACGTAACCCTAAAAGGAAACAATCAGTTTCAGCTATTCTCATTTTCGGAGATTCGACCGTGGATCCGGGCAATAACAACTACATCGATACGATATTCAAATCTGATTTTCCTCCCTATGGGCTcgattttaaaaacaaaattcccaCGGGTAGATTTTGCAACGGTCGACTCGCCACAGATTTCATTG CTTCATACCTTGGTGTGAAGGAGAATGTGCCAGCATATTTGGACCCAAATCTTGGAGTAAATGAGTTAATAACTGGAGTTAGCTTTGCTTCAGCTGGATCTGGATATGATCCTCTCACTCCAACCATTACT AACGTGTTAGACATTCCGACTCAGCTAGAGTATTTCAAAGAATACAAGAGAAAATTAGAGAGTAAAATGGGAAAAGAAAGAATGGAGAAACACATAGAAGAAGCTCTGTTTGTTGTAAGTGCAGGAACCAACGATTTCGTCATTAGTTATTTCATAGTTCCAATACGAAGGAAGACTTTCACTAACGAAGCTTATCAACAATTCGTTATTTCCAATCTCAAGCAATTTATCCAG ggtttatggaAAGAAGGAGCAAGAAAGATAGTGGTGGTAGGTTTACCACCAATTGGGTGTTTGCCGATTGTTATAACATTATTCTCCGGCGAAGCATTGACTAACCGTCGTTGCATTGACCGTTTCTCTGCCGTGGCTACAAACTATAATTACCTCTTACAAAAAGAATTGGGTCTTATGCAAATGAGTTTGGCCGGATCCAAGATCCTTTACCTTGACGTTTATAACTCATTATATGAGATCATTCATGATAATCACAAATTCG GGTTTGAGGAAGTAAGCAGTGGATGTTGTGGAAGTGGATACCTAGAGACATCGTTTCTGTGTAATCCAAAGTCATATGTGTGTCCAAATACATCTGCCTATGTCTTTTTTGATTCTATCCATCCAAGTGAGAAGACTTACTTCCATGTTTTTAAATCTCAACGACGAATCTATGATTCTATTATAGAATTATAG